One Triplophysa rosa linkage group LG9, Trosa_1v2, whole genome shotgun sequence genomic window carries:
- the eif4ebp2 gene encoding eukaryotic translation initiation factor 4E-binding protein 2, translated as MSSSRQFSESRSIPTRTVLINDSTQLPHDYCTTPGGTLFSTTPGGTRIIYDRKFLLDRRNSPIAQTPPAHLPVIPGVTSKNILNENKKTEAKNIKNHDAKPGQGDDAQFEMDI; from the exons ATGTCGTCCAGCCGTCAGTTTAGTGAAAGCAGGTCCATCCCGACCAGGACGGTGCTGATCAACGACTCAACGCAGCTACCTCACGACTATTGCACCACACCAGGGGGCACTTTATTCTCAACCACCCCGGGAG GTACCCGAATCATCTACGATCGTAAATTCCTGTTAGACCGGCGTAACTCACCCATTGCCCAGACCCCACCAGCACACCTGCCGGTTATCCCAGGAGTGACGAGCAAAAACATCCTGAATGAAAACAAGAAGACTGAAgctaaaaacatcaaaaatcaTGATGCCAAACCAGGGCAAG GTGACGATGCTCAGTTTGAGATGGACATCTAA
- the pald1b gene encoding phosphatase domain containing paladin 1b isoform X1, protein MQKPKDVSTRGTYVRPSVQIMGVSASATSQAAPLTQHADHQGNGMAEDRHSLQSLSIRNSKAKSIITNKVAPVVITYNCREEFQIHDKIQSANYSLGRISDMLPEHYLVLGEFFMVQDVYNRADVLSTTKSCGAPNFRKVKGNYPLFGMGQPSLRGFKQVLQRLQNDKYEEVIFICVREEPVVFFHLDKDFIPYSPRRRENLHENLHNLDKGLSAVQMELSIQKELCDLAKLSENMLFVYNDIEHFKDEPQRIQILSEEDIYTTEEVYKRPLFSQPLHRYYRLPLSMEGAPLEEIFDEFVKILRENVNLSMMRDTSRPLPALLFSCQVGVGRTNFGLILGALVLHHLQGASQNPRSEEVQNSEHKLDFKVIQLLISRLPKGQQVLKEVDDAIAMCSEMHNIKDAVYENKLKLEGIGEDYQIQESSTKGYFLQQTLQSLERYLYLIVFNAYLHDQFPQAFPQSFSEWMCMNAWIYRQLANVNSLEFSAPASLITDGIRVLVSSEFLVTDLLSTAKEMKVANFRRVSKMALYGTGQPCSEALSVVLSYLTDHRRGHSGILWINLQEELALEGNGQMFTPREPGYLEQPISVWVQHPRQLQELELELKENILRSEKWLEVITEQEKQMRMLSSCHTVEELFIHQKSIYPGLTYQRIPLSECCAPKEEVFDQLLEAMKSSLAHDPCCTFVFNCLDGKDRTTAAMVIATLTLWHVNGFPECEDEEIVSVPDAKYTKGEFEVVMQVVRLLPNGHHVKREVDTALDIVSETMTPMHYHLREIIISTYRQIKTAKSEADAHWLRLRSLQYLERYIYLILFNCYLHLEKKDSWRRSFSQWMHQVAAKAGIYAILNHLGFSEFENPEDSLMARLRFRWLPHTVQSIPMRGELI, encoded by the exons ATGCAAAAACCCAAGGATGTCAGCACACGCGGCACATACGTGAGACC CTCTGTGCAGATTATGGGTGTGAGCGCCAGTGCAACATCCCAGGCTGCCCCGCTTACACAACACGCTGATCACCAAGGTAACGGCATGGCTGAGGACAGGCACTCACTACAGTCACTGAGCATTCGCAACAGCAAAGCTAAGTCCATCATCACAAACAAAGTGGCCCCTGTTGTCATCAC ATATAACTGCAGGGAAGAGTTTCAGATTCATGACAAGATCCAATCTGCCAATTACTCATTGGGGAGGATATCTGACATGTTGCCTGAGCACTACCTAGTGTTG GGGGAGTTTTTTATGGTACAGGATGTATACAATAGAGCTGATGTCTTAAGTACTACAAAAAGCTGCGGGGCCCCCAACTTCCGCAAAGTGAAGGGAAACTACCCACTCTTTGGAATGGGTCAACCAAGCCTCAGAGGTTTCAAACAGGTCCTCCAGAGATTGCAGAATGACAAGTATGAG GAGGTCATCTTCATCTGTGTGAGGGAGGAGCCAGTAGTCTTCTTTCATTTAGATAAAGACTTCATTCCATACTCTCCCAGAAGAAGAGAAAACCTCCATGAGAACCTGCACAACCTGGACAAGGGGCTTAGTGCAGTACAAATGGAGCTCTCCATCCAGAAAGAG TTGTGTGACTTGGCCAAACTGAGTGAAAATATGCTCTTTGTCTATAATGACATTGAGCACTTCAAAGATGAACCTCAGCGTATTCAAATTCTGTCAGAGGAGGACATTTACACCACTGAGGAGGTCTACAAAAGACCACTTTTCAGTCAACCATTGCACAG ATATTACAGGCTACCACTCTCTATGGAAGGAGCACCACTGGAGGAGATATTTGATgagtttgttaagatactcagG GAGAACGTGAACCTCTCCATGATGAGGGATACCTCCAGACCTCTGCCTGCACTGCTCTTCAGCTGCCAAGTGGGGGTGGGACGTACCAATTTTGGCTTAATCCTGGGTGCCCTAGTCTTACATCACCTGCAGGGGGCATCACAAAACCCCAG GAGTGAGGAAGTACAGAACAGTGAACACAAATTGGATTTCAAAGTGATTCAGTTGCTAATCAGTCGCCTACCGAAAGGTCAACAGGTCCTCAAAGAG GTTGATGATGCCATTGCCATGTGTTCAGAGATGCATAACATAAAAGATGCTGTGTATGAAAACAAACTAAAGCTGGAAGGCATTGGGGAAGATTACCAGATTCAA GAAAGCAGCACAAAGGGGTATTTCCTGCAACAAACACTGCAGAGTCTTGAGCGTTACCTTTACCTGATAGTATTCAATGCTTATCTTCACGATCAG TTTCCACAAGCATTTCCCCAGAGCTTCAGTGAGTGGATGTGTATGAATGCTTGGATCTACAGACAGTTGGCCAACGTGAATAGTTTGGAGTTCTCGGCACCAGCCAGCCTTATAACTGATGGGATCAGAGTGTTG GTATCCAGCGAGTTTTTAGTAACAGATCTTCTCAGTACAGCCAAGGAGATGAAAGTGGCCAATTTCAGACGCGTTTCCAAAATGGCTCTGTATGGAACAGGCCAGCCATGCTCTGAG GCGCTTTCTGTCGTGCTGTCCTACCTGACGGACCACAGGCGTGGGCATTCCGGTATTCTCTGGATTAATTTACAAGAGGAGCTAGCTTTGGAGGGGAATGGACAAATGTTCACACCGCGAGAGCCAGGCTATTTGGAACAGCCCATTTCGGTGTGGGTTCAACACCCACGTCAGCTTCAG GAACTGGAGCTGGAGCTGAAAGAGAACATCTTGAGGTCTGAGAAGTGGCTGGAGGTGATTACAGAGCAAGAAAAacagatgaggatgctgagcaGTTGTCACACTGTAGAAGAGCTCTTTATCCATCAGAAAAGCATCTATCCAGGTCTCACCTACCAGCGGATACCTCTATCTGAATGCTGTGCACCTAAAGAAGAG GTGTTTGATCAGTTGTTGGAGGCCATGAAAAGCAGTCTGGCTCATGACCCCTGCTGTACTTTTGTCTTCAACTGTCTTGATGGGAAAGACAGAACTACCGCTGCCATGGTCATTGCCACGCTCACCCTGTGGCACGTCAAT GGCTTTCCAGAGTGTGAAGACGAAGAGATTGTCAGTGTCCCAGATGCTAAGTACACCAAAGGAGAATTTGAG GTGGTGATGCAGGTCGTGAGGCTCTTACCTAATGGCCATCATGTAAAGAGAGAAGTGGACACTGCTCTGGATATTGTTAGCGAGACAATGACCCCTATGCATTACCATTTACGGGAAATCATCATATCCACTTACAGACAG ATTAAGACTGCAAAATCAGAGGCTGATGCTCATTGGCTGCGGTTAAGAAGTCTGCAGTACCTCGAGCGCTACATTTATCTCATCTTGTTCAACTGCTACCTCCATCTAGAGAAGAAAGACTCCTGGAGGCGATCCTTCAGTCAGTGGATGCATCAG GTGGCAGCTAAAGCTGGCATCTATGCCATTCTTAACCACCTGGGCTTTTCTGAGTTCGAGAACCCTGAAGACTCTCTGATGGCGAGGCTGCGTTTCCGCTGGCTCCCACACACTGTCCAGTCCATTCCCATGAGAGGGGAACTTATTTAG
- the pald1b gene encoding phosphatase domain containing paladin 1b isoform X2, translating into MGVSASATSQAAPLTQHADHQGNGMAEDRHSLQSLSIRNSKAKSIITNKVAPVVITYNCREEFQIHDKIQSANYSLGRISDMLPEHYLVLGEFFMVQDVYNRADVLSTTKSCGAPNFRKVKGNYPLFGMGQPSLRGFKQVLQRLQNDKYEEVIFICVREEPVVFFHLDKDFIPYSPRRRENLHENLHNLDKGLSAVQMELSIQKELCDLAKLSENMLFVYNDIEHFKDEPQRIQILSEEDIYTTEEVYKRPLFSQPLHRYYRLPLSMEGAPLEEIFDEFVKILRENVNLSMMRDTSRPLPALLFSCQVGVGRTNFGLILGALVLHHLQGASQNPRSEEVQNSEHKLDFKVIQLLISRLPKGQQVLKEVDDAIAMCSEMHNIKDAVYENKLKLEGIGEDYQIQESSTKGYFLQQTLQSLERYLYLIVFNAYLHDQFPQAFPQSFSEWMCMNAWIYRQLANVNSLEFSAPASLITDGIRVLVSSEFLVTDLLSTAKEMKVANFRRVSKMALYGTGQPCSEALSVVLSYLTDHRRGHSGILWINLQEELALEGNGQMFTPREPGYLEQPISVWVQHPRQLQELELELKENILRSEKWLEVITEQEKQMRMLSSCHTVEELFIHQKSIYPGLTYQRIPLSECCAPKEEVFDQLLEAMKSSLAHDPCCTFVFNCLDGKDRTTAAMVIATLTLWHVNGFPECEDEEIVSVPDAKYTKGEFEVVMQVVRLLPNGHHVKREVDTALDIVSETMTPMHYHLREIIISTYRQIKTAKSEADAHWLRLRSLQYLERYIYLILFNCYLHLEKKDSWRRSFSQWMHQVAAKAGIYAILNHLGFSEFENPEDSLMARLRFRWLPHTVQSIPMRGELI; encoded by the exons ATGGGTGTGAGCGCCAGTGCAACATCCCAGGCTGCCCCGCTTACACAACACGCTGATCACCAAGGTAACGGCATGGCTGAGGACAGGCACTCACTACAGTCACTGAGCATTCGCAACAGCAAAGCTAAGTCCATCATCACAAACAAAGTGGCCCCTGTTGTCATCAC ATATAACTGCAGGGAAGAGTTTCAGATTCATGACAAGATCCAATCTGCCAATTACTCATTGGGGAGGATATCTGACATGTTGCCTGAGCACTACCTAGTGTTG GGGGAGTTTTTTATGGTACAGGATGTATACAATAGAGCTGATGTCTTAAGTACTACAAAAAGCTGCGGGGCCCCCAACTTCCGCAAAGTGAAGGGAAACTACCCACTCTTTGGAATGGGTCAACCAAGCCTCAGAGGTTTCAAACAGGTCCTCCAGAGATTGCAGAATGACAAGTATGAG GAGGTCATCTTCATCTGTGTGAGGGAGGAGCCAGTAGTCTTCTTTCATTTAGATAAAGACTTCATTCCATACTCTCCCAGAAGAAGAGAAAACCTCCATGAGAACCTGCACAACCTGGACAAGGGGCTTAGTGCAGTACAAATGGAGCTCTCCATCCAGAAAGAG TTGTGTGACTTGGCCAAACTGAGTGAAAATATGCTCTTTGTCTATAATGACATTGAGCACTTCAAAGATGAACCTCAGCGTATTCAAATTCTGTCAGAGGAGGACATTTACACCACTGAGGAGGTCTACAAAAGACCACTTTTCAGTCAACCATTGCACAG ATATTACAGGCTACCACTCTCTATGGAAGGAGCACCACTGGAGGAGATATTTGATgagtttgttaagatactcagG GAGAACGTGAACCTCTCCATGATGAGGGATACCTCCAGACCTCTGCCTGCACTGCTCTTCAGCTGCCAAGTGGGGGTGGGACGTACCAATTTTGGCTTAATCCTGGGTGCCCTAGTCTTACATCACCTGCAGGGGGCATCACAAAACCCCAG GAGTGAGGAAGTACAGAACAGTGAACACAAATTGGATTTCAAAGTGATTCAGTTGCTAATCAGTCGCCTACCGAAAGGTCAACAGGTCCTCAAAGAG GTTGATGATGCCATTGCCATGTGTTCAGAGATGCATAACATAAAAGATGCTGTGTATGAAAACAAACTAAAGCTGGAAGGCATTGGGGAAGATTACCAGATTCAA GAAAGCAGCACAAAGGGGTATTTCCTGCAACAAACACTGCAGAGTCTTGAGCGTTACCTTTACCTGATAGTATTCAATGCTTATCTTCACGATCAG TTTCCACAAGCATTTCCCCAGAGCTTCAGTGAGTGGATGTGTATGAATGCTTGGATCTACAGACAGTTGGCCAACGTGAATAGTTTGGAGTTCTCGGCACCAGCCAGCCTTATAACTGATGGGATCAGAGTGTTG GTATCCAGCGAGTTTTTAGTAACAGATCTTCTCAGTACAGCCAAGGAGATGAAAGTGGCCAATTTCAGACGCGTTTCCAAAATGGCTCTGTATGGAACAGGCCAGCCATGCTCTGAG GCGCTTTCTGTCGTGCTGTCCTACCTGACGGACCACAGGCGTGGGCATTCCGGTATTCTCTGGATTAATTTACAAGAGGAGCTAGCTTTGGAGGGGAATGGACAAATGTTCACACCGCGAGAGCCAGGCTATTTGGAACAGCCCATTTCGGTGTGGGTTCAACACCCACGTCAGCTTCAG GAACTGGAGCTGGAGCTGAAAGAGAACATCTTGAGGTCTGAGAAGTGGCTGGAGGTGATTACAGAGCAAGAAAAacagatgaggatgctgagcaGTTGTCACACTGTAGAAGAGCTCTTTATCCATCAGAAAAGCATCTATCCAGGTCTCACCTACCAGCGGATACCTCTATCTGAATGCTGTGCACCTAAAGAAGAG GTGTTTGATCAGTTGTTGGAGGCCATGAAAAGCAGTCTGGCTCATGACCCCTGCTGTACTTTTGTCTTCAACTGTCTTGATGGGAAAGACAGAACTACCGCTGCCATGGTCATTGCCACGCTCACCCTGTGGCACGTCAAT GGCTTTCCAGAGTGTGAAGACGAAGAGATTGTCAGTGTCCCAGATGCTAAGTACACCAAAGGAGAATTTGAG GTGGTGATGCAGGTCGTGAGGCTCTTACCTAATGGCCATCATGTAAAGAGAGAAGTGGACACTGCTCTGGATATTGTTAGCGAGACAATGACCCCTATGCATTACCATTTACGGGAAATCATCATATCCACTTACAGACAG ATTAAGACTGCAAAATCAGAGGCTGATGCTCATTGGCTGCGGTTAAGAAGTCTGCAGTACCTCGAGCGCTACATTTATCTCATCTTGTTCAACTGCTACCTCCATCTAGAGAAGAAAGACTCCTGGAGGCGATCCTTCAGTCAGTGGATGCATCAG GTGGCAGCTAAAGCTGGCATCTATGCCATTCTTAACCACCTGGGCTTTTCTGAGTTCGAGAACCCTGAAGACTCTCTGATGGCGAGGCTGCGTTTCCGCTGGCTCCCACACACTGTCCAGTCCATTCCCATGAGAGGGGAACTTATTTAG
- the pald1b gene encoding phosphatase domain containing paladin 1b isoform X3 produces the protein MLPEHYLVLGEFFMVQDVYNRADVLSTTKSCGAPNFRKVKGNYPLFGMGQPSLRGFKQVLQRLQNDKYEEVIFICVREEPVVFFHLDKDFIPYSPRRRENLHENLHNLDKGLSAVQMELSIQKELCDLAKLSENMLFVYNDIEHFKDEPQRIQILSEEDIYTTEEVYKRPLFSQPLHRYYRLPLSMEGAPLEEIFDEFVKILRENVNLSMMRDTSRPLPALLFSCQVGVGRTNFGLILGALVLHHLQGASQNPRSEEVQNSEHKLDFKVIQLLISRLPKGQQVLKEVDDAIAMCSEMHNIKDAVYENKLKLEGIGEDYQIQESSTKGYFLQQTLQSLERYLYLIVFNAYLHDQFPQAFPQSFSEWMCMNAWIYRQLANVNSLEFSAPASLITDGIRVLVSSEFLVTDLLSTAKEMKVANFRRVSKMALYGTGQPCSEALSVVLSYLTDHRRGHSGILWINLQEELALEGNGQMFTPREPGYLEQPISVWVQHPRQLQELELELKENILRSEKWLEVITEQEKQMRMLSSCHTVEELFIHQKSIYPGLTYQRIPLSECCAPKEEVFDQLLEAMKSSLAHDPCCTFVFNCLDGKDRTTAAMVIATLTLWHVNGFPECEDEEIVSVPDAKYTKGEFEVVMQVVRLLPNGHHVKREVDTALDIVSETMTPMHYHLREIIISTYRQIKTAKSEADAHWLRLRSLQYLERYIYLILFNCYLHLEKKDSWRRSFSQWMHQVAAKAGIYAILNHLGFSEFENPEDSLMARLRFRWLPHTVQSIPMRGELI, from the exons ATGTTGCCTGAGCACTACCTAGTGTTG GGGGAGTTTTTTATGGTACAGGATGTATACAATAGAGCTGATGTCTTAAGTACTACAAAAAGCTGCGGGGCCCCCAACTTCCGCAAAGTGAAGGGAAACTACCCACTCTTTGGAATGGGTCAACCAAGCCTCAGAGGTTTCAAACAGGTCCTCCAGAGATTGCAGAATGACAAGTATGAG GAGGTCATCTTCATCTGTGTGAGGGAGGAGCCAGTAGTCTTCTTTCATTTAGATAAAGACTTCATTCCATACTCTCCCAGAAGAAGAGAAAACCTCCATGAGAACCTGCACAACCTGGACAAGGGGCTTAGTGCAGTACAAATGGAGCTCTCCATCCAGAAAGAG TTGTGTGACTTGGCCAAACTGAGTGAAAATATGCTCTTTGTCTATAATGACATTGAGCACTTCAAAGATGAACCTCAGCGTATTCAAATTCTGTCAGAGGAGGACATTTACACCACTGAGGAGGTCTACAAAAGACCACTTTTCAGTCAACCATTGCACAG ATATTACAGGCTACCACTCTCTATGGAAGGAGCACCACTGGAGGAGATATTTGATgagtttgttaagatactcagG GAGAACGTGAACCTCTCCATGATGAGGGATACCTCCAGACCTCTGCCTGCACTGCTCTTCAGCTGCCAAGTGGGGGTGGGACGTACCAATTTTGGCTTAATCCTGGGTGCCCTAGTCTTACATCACCTGCAGGGGGCATCACAAAACCCCAG GAGTGAGGAAGTACAGAACAGTGAACACAAATTGGATTTCAAAGTGATTCAGTTGCTAATCAGTCGCCTACCGAAAGGTCAACAGGTCCTCAAAGAG GTTGATGATGCCATTGCCATGTGTTCAGAGATGCATAACATAAAAGATGCTGTGTATGAAAACAAACTAAAGCTGGAAGGCATTGGGGAAGATTACCAGATTCAA GAAAGCAGCACAAAGGGGTATTTCCTGCAACAAACACTGCAGAGTCTTGAGCGTTACCTTTACCTGATAGTATTCAATGCTTATCTTCACGATCAG TTTCCACAAGCATTTCCCCAGAGCTTCAGTGAGTGGATGTGTATGAATGCTTGGATCTACAGACAGTTGGCCAACGTGAATAGTTTGGAGTTCTCGGCACCAGCCAGCCTTATAACTGATGGGATCAGAGTGTTG GTATCCAGCGAGTTTTTAGTAACAGATCTTCTCAGTACAGCCAAGGAGATGAAAGTGGCCAATTTCAGACGCGTTTCCAAAATGGCTCTGTATGGAACAGGCCAGCCATGCTCTGAG GCGCTTTCTGTCGTGCTGTCCTACCTGACGGACCACAGGCGTGGGCATTCCGGTATTCTCTGGATTAATTTACAAGAGGAGCTAGCTTTGGAGGGGAATGGACAAATGTTCACACCGCGAGAGCCAGGCTATTTGGAACAGCCCATTTCGGTGTGGGTTCAACACCCACGTCAGCTTCAG GAACTGGAGCTGGAGCTGAAAGAGAACATCTTGAGGTCTGAGAAGTGGCTGGAGGTGATTACAGAGCAAGAAAAacagatgaggatgctgagcaGTTGTCACACTGTAGAAGAGCTCTTTATCCATCAGAAAAGCATCTATCCAGGTCTCACCTACCAGCGGATACCTCTATCTGAATGCTGTGCACCTAAAGAAGAG GTGTTTGATCAGTTGTTGGAGGCCATGAAAAGCAGTCTGGCTCATGACCCCTGCTGTACTTTTGTCTTCAACTGTCTTGATGGGAAAGACAGAACTACCGCTGCCATGGTCATTGCCACGCTCACCCTGTGGCACGTCAAT GGCTTTCCAGAGTGTGAAGACGAAGAGATTGTCAGTGTCCCAGATGCTAAGTACACCAAAGGAGAATTTGAG GTGGTGATGCAGGTCGTGAGGCTCTTACCTAATGGCCATCATGTAAAGAGAGAAGTGGACACTGCTCTGGATATTGTTAGCGAGACAATGACCCCTATGCATTACCATTTACGGGAAATCATCATATCCACTTACAGACAG ATTAAGACTGCAAAATCAGAGGCTGATGCTCATTGGCTGCGGTTAAGAAGTCTGCAGTACCTCGAGCGCTACATTTATCTCATCTTGTTCAACTGCTACCTCCATCTAGAGAAGAAAGACTCCTGGAGGCGATCCTTCAGTCAGTGGATGCATCAG GTGGCAGCTAAAGCTGGCATCTATGCCATTCTTAACCACCTGGGCTTTTCTGAGTTCGAGAACCCTGAAGACTCTCTGATGGCGAGGCTGCGTTTCCGCTGGCTCCCACACACTGTCCAGTCCATTCCCATGAGAGGGGAACTTATTTAG